Proteins from one Bacteroides zhangwenhongii genomic window:
- a CDS encoding restriction endonuclease subunit S: protein MDFEPFRDGKFVDSELGTTPKELPIVYIQNIPHNIESGKRPKGGATLKGIPSIGAENIKGLGYYDYSKTKYIPQEYAQTIKKGKINGYELLIYKDGGKPGYFIPNFSIFGEGFPFSKMYINEHVFLLDLMDNGYNAFAYFYMHTPYIINQFNSNGGKAAIPGINTKDVECLPIYSKESPYVKRFGEIVLPFIKTILSNSLENARLAKMRDTLLPKLMSGKLKISEIEI from the coding sequence GTGGATTTCGAACCGTTCAGGGATGGCAAATTTGTGGATTCAGAGCTGGGAACTACCCCCAAAGAGCTACCAATAGTATACATTCAAAATATACCTCACAATATAGAAAGTGGAAAGAGACCGAAAGGTGGTGCTACTTTAAAAGGTATTCCGAGCATTGGTGCGGAAAATATTAAGGGATTGGGATATTATGACTATTCTAAGACAAAATATATTCCCCAAGAATATGCCCAAACTATAAAAAAGGGAAAGATTAATGGATATGAGCTATTGATTTACAAAGACGGAGGCAAGCCGGGATATTTTATTCCAAATTTCTCTATCTTTGGAGAAGGATTTCCTTTCAGCAAAATGTATATCAACGAGCATGTCTTCCTTTTAGACTTAATGGATAATGGCTATAATGCGTTTGCATATTTTTATATGCATACACCATACATTATAAACCAATTTAATTCAAATGGAGGCAAGGCTGCAATCCCTGGCATAAATACAAAAGATGTTGAATGTCTGCCCATCTACTCAAAAGAAAGTCCATATGTAAAAAGGTTTGGAGAAATAGTTCTTCCTTTTATCAAAACGATACTTTCTAACAGTCTTGAAAATGCAAGGTTGGCCAAAATGCGCGACACACTTCTTCCGAAGTTAATGTCTGGCAAACTAAAAATCAGTGAAATAGAAATATAA
- a CDS encoding PDDEXK nuclease domain-containing protein, which yields MSKSIGILDKDYILWVKELVKRYRGSQIKAAIKVNKEILRYYWELGKDIEEKQADNKYGSKFYATLSRDLRHEMPDVEGLSETSIRYAKRFYVLYNQQIVNLPQVVEESEKANLPQLVERLYSDLFSIPWGHHRYIIDKCSNDSDKALFYVRQTLENGWSRDILLNVLGTNLYERSGKALTNFKSTLLDVDSDLAQELTRDPYDFSFTGLRGKYNERILKDTLLNNITNFLLELGTGFAYVGKEYRLQIAEKEKFIDLLFYNLKLSCYVVVEVKIGEFDFADAGQLGGYVVACNHLLRKEGRDNPTIGLLICKQKNNTLAQYALESSSQPLGISEYELEKLYPEKVEGTMPSIKEIEAKLDGQTNC from the coding sequence ATGAGTAAATCTATCGGCATATTAGATAAGGATTACATTTTATGGGTCAAGGAGCTTGTAAAGCGTTATCGTGGCAGCCAAATCAAGGCGGCAATAAAAGTGAACAAAGAAATACTTCGCTATTATTGGGAACTTGGCAAGGACATAGAGGAAAAACAGGCTGACAACAAGTATGGCAGTAAGTTCTACGCTACACTAAGCCGTGATTTGCGCCATGAAATGCCAGATGTCGAAGGACTGTCCGAAACTTCTATCCGCTACGCAAAACGTTTTTATGTTCTTTATAACCAACAGATTGTAAATCTTCCACAAGTTGTGGAAGAATCTGAAAAGGCAAATCTTCCACAACTTGTGGAAAGATTGTATTCCGATTTGTTCTCAATTCCTTGGGGACATCACCGCTATATCATTGACAAATGTTCAAATGATTCCGACAAGGCGTTGTTCTATGTCCGTCAAACATTGGAAAATGGTTGGAGCAGAGATATATTACTCAACGTATTGGGTACAAATCTGTATGAACGCAGCGGCAAAGCTCTGACAAATTTCAAGAGTACACTCCTTGATGTAGATAGCGATTTGGCACAGGAACTGACACGCGACCCCTACGACTTCTCTTTCACTGGTTTGCGTGGAAAATATAATGAACGCATATTGAAAGACACATTGCTGAATAACATCACAAACTTCCTATTGGAGCTTGGCACAGGGTTCGCATATGTTGGCAAAGAGTATCGCCTACAAATAGCAGAGAAAGAAAAGTTTATAGACTTACTCTTCTACAACCTCAAACTGTCTTGCTATGTGGTGGTAGAAGTGAAAATCGGTGAGTTCGACTTTGCCGATGCCGGTCAGTTAGGTGGCTATGTTGTAGCTTGCAATCATCTTCTTCGCAAGGAGGGACGCGATAATCCGACAATTGGATTACTTATTTGCAAGCAGAAAAACAATACTTTGGCTCAATATGCTTTGGAATCAAGCAGCCAGCCCCTCGGAATATCCGAATATGAGCTTGAAAAACTCTATCCCGAAAAGGTGGAAGGTACAATGCCATCCATCAAAGAGATAGAAGCTAAATTAGATGGTCAAACCAACTGCTAA
- a CDS encoding restriction endonuclease subunit S: protein MKKWKEYKYTEIASLIGGGTPKTTKKAYWNGRIPWLSVKDFCGGSKYVYNTEKTITDLGLINSSTKLLNKDDIIISARGTVGEIAMLPFEMAFNQSCFGIRANNNRILPDYLYYLTKTKVRELQHASHGAVFNTITKNTFENIICQIPPLEQQKQISTILSSLDDKIELNRRINDNLEQQAQALFKSWFVDFEPFRGEKFVKSEFGMIPKGWYIGSIYEQIDVVYGAPYSSSLFNESNNGLPLIRIRDLKTYSPQVYTTEILPNTEYIATGDVVAGMDAEFIPTIWLGETGILNQRCCKFIARDAMVSNYYVLHLIKPELEFVQSYKTGTTVSHLGKCDIDKFRIIVPPNNIVIKFSKLVNALFREKVRIASESRNLTTLRNSLLPKLMSGELNINNLNC, encoded by the coding sequence ATGAAAAAGTGGAAAGAATATAAATATACAGAGATAGCATCACTTATTGGAGGAGGTACACCCAAAACTACTAAAAAAGCATATTGGAATGGTCGTATTCCTTGGCTTTCAGTAAAAGATTTCTGTGGTGGTTCTAAATACGTTTATAATACAGAAAAGACTATAACAGATTTAGGCCTCATAAATAGTTCCACCAAACTATTAAACAAAGATGACATTATAATTTCTGCTAGAGGAACAGTGGGAGAAATAGCTATGCTACCTTTTGAAATGGCCTTTAACCAATCTTGTTTTGGAATAAGAGCTAATAATAATCGTATTCTTCCAGATTATCTATATTACCTAACAAAAACAAAGGTTAGAGAGTTGCAACATGCATCTCATGGAGCAGTATTTAATACAATAACGAAAAATACATTCGAGAACATTATTTGCCAAATTCCTCCTTTAGAGCAGCAAAAACAAATATCTACGATTCTTTCCTCCCTCGACGATAAAATCGAGTTGAACCGTCGGATAAATGATAATTTAGAGCAGCAGGCACAGGCGTTGTTCAAATCGTGGTTCGTGGATTTTGAACCGTTCAGAGGTGAAAAGTTCGTGAAATCGGAGTTTGGAATGATACCGAAAGGGTGGTATATAGGCAGCATCTATGAGCAAATAGATGTGGTATATGGTGCACCATATAGTTCTTCATTGTTTAATGAATCTAATAATGGACTTCCTTTAATTCGTATCAGAGATTTAAAAACATATTCCCCCCAGGTCTATACGACTGAAATTTTACCAAATACTGAATATATTGCAACTGGGGATGTCGTGGCAGGAATGGATGCTGAATTCATTCCTACTATTTGGCTAGGTGAAACAGGAATCTTAAACCAACGATGTTGTAAATTTATAGCAAGAGACGCTATGGTATCTAACTATTATGTACTTCATCTAATAAAACCAGAATTGGAGTTCGTACAAAGTTATAAAACAGGAACAACCGTTAGCCATTTAGGAAAGTGCGATATTGACAAATTTAGAATCATAGTACCACCTAACAATATCGTTATTAAATTCTCAAAGTTGGTTAATGCTTTATTTCGAGAAAAAGTACGGATTGCATCAGAAAGTCGTAATCTAACGACATTAAGAAACTCATTGCTACCCAAATTAATGTCAGGAGAACTTAATATCAACAATTTAAACTGCTAA
- a CDS encoding restriction endonuclease subunit S → MEEWKEYQLKDATTVLGDGLHGTPKYDENGTVFFINGNNLVDGKIEIKESTKRVSEDEANKYKKNLNSRTILVSINGTIGNVAKYQGEACILGKSACYFNVSEDFDLNFIYYVVASKQFKNSITHLSTGTTIKNVSLETMRNYSFAAPSINEQKRIAELLSSLDDKIELNRRINDNLKLIA, encoded by the coding sequence ATGGAAGAGTGGAAAGAATACCAATTAAAAGATGCAACCACCGTTTTAGGTGATGGTTTACATGGTACTCCAAAATATGACGAAAATGGAACTGTTTTTTTTATCAATGGGAATAATCTTGTTGATGGAAAAATCGAAATAAAAGAATCTACAAAGCGGGTTTCAGAAGATGAAGCCAATAAGTATAAAAAAAATCTAAACTCTCGTACAATATTGGTTTCTATTAATGGGACAATCGGTAATGTCGCAAAATATCAAGGAGAAGCATGCATCTTGGGTAAAAGCGCATGTTACTTCAATGTTTCAGAGGATTTCGACTTGAATTTTATATATTACGTTGTTGCCTCCAAACAATTCAAAAATAGCATAACGCACTTATCCACAGGAACTACAATTAAAAATGTATCATTGGAAACAATGAGGAATTATTCATTTGCAGCACCAAGCATAAACGAGCAAAAACGCATTGCGGAATTACTTTCCTCCCTCGACGATAAAATCGAGTTGAACCGTCGGATAAATGATAATTTAAAATTAATCGCCTAA